Genomic window (Tripterygium wilfordii isolate XIE 37 chromosome 11, ASM1340144v1, whole genome shotgun sequence):
TAGTTAAGCTATTGTCCATAATGGCTCTTTTTTTGTCCTCTCTATGAAGGTAATCGGGCCTTGCAGTCAAGTCAGTTCACTGATGCAATAGAGTTGTACTCTTGCGCTATTTCACTTTATGGAAACAATGCAGTATTCTACTGTAACAGGTGCATTGCAATTTTTGCATATTTATGACGCTTTTCGTGCTTTTGATGGAAATCTCTTATCATTTTGTTTACAATTGCTCAGTTTATGGTGAAGGTTGATAAGAATAATGATAGAAGAATGAAAGAATGGGAAGCAGGAATTATTACTTGGTGATAGCTTTTATGTCTGGTTACCATTTATTTATAGCTGGTGATTACTGATTAGTGATCTATAGACGATGAAATTAGAGCCTGAAGTTCGCTTGGCGCAGAAAATCTGTGAGGATAACAATTCGGGTTGTTCCTTTGGCATTCATGTGGTTGAGTGGGGGAGAAACAAATAACAGAAATTTTAACGAGGAGATTTCTGTGGTCCGTGGATGCTTTAAAcctttaattaatatttgttatagtactttgaagctttggtgCTTGGGCACTTTTGGATGGCAAACAAACTAATCCCCCACGACCGCCAGACTTTCTCCCCAAAAACCCCACCACCGATACTTAGCACATCACCTGTCTACGGGCTGCTAGTCTAACCTGCAATGACAACAACTACACCACTCTGCTCAAACACACTATAATGAGATGGACGTCCGCAAGAGGGCTACTGGAAAATAGCATTTTGAAGCAAGTCAAAGATCAAACCCACCAAGCAACGGAACGTTGTGCGTAGGTAGAGGCAGAAGTCGATAAGCTCATAAAAGTGTTCTCTGTTACGAGGGTACTAAAAAGATCTAAAAAGTGTTCCGCTTGTATAACGGTGGAATCTTAAAGGGGCTTCAAGTTCAACTGAACAATACGGCTTTCTCCCATCGCATGGTTTTAGCCCAACTTCGTTGAGGCTGTTAGCTTAGCTTTTTTGTAACTCTCTTCCTTGGTGCCTCGATGAAATTTTTACCAATAAAAGAAGatgttttttctttgataaagaGTGGAGCAGTTTGTAATCACATTATCCATGCTTCCTAGCAAGTTCCTATAAGTGCCTAGCAAGTTTCAATAAAGGCCTACAATGTGAAAAATTGGGCTTTTCTAGATGGAATATTGTACACTTTTCTAGTCGGGGCTACACTCTTTTTTTAATACCCCCcgttatatttttctttctgattTCCTTCTacacttttttaatttttcattaggttttgacgttttgtatATTAGTTGATCTAAGGTAAAGTGTAGCTCCAACTAGAAATAAGATTTAACAAAATTATCAAATAAGATGATTTGGATGATTTCCAAGAATAGGTGTTAATGTTCCAGAGTTCGAAATGTGGAGAAGATTTCAAGTATCGAAAATGCTAAAAAGAGATGTCTTCCGTGCCATGCGTTTGATATATTTGAAGCATATTTCACATACACCCATGTTGCAAGTGTTATTGATTAATTGATTGTGTGCTTATCAGGGCAGCAGCCTACACTCAGATTGGCAAATATGCCGAGGCTGTCAGAGACTGTCTCAAGTCCATTGAACTTGATCCAAACTACAGTAAGGCATACAGTCGTCTCGGATTAGCGTATTATGCACAAGGGAAGTTTAGTGATGCCATTGAAAAAGGATTTAAAAAAGGTTGGTGTCAGATTAATTGTGTAGTATTTGTGGTTTTTGCAGTCATAAGGGAGTTAATCCTGGAGCTTTTTGTCTCTTCTTTGTGCACGTAACATGTGTGTGTATCCATACTGTGTAAATCACTACATTTGCAGCTAATTGATTTAACCTTGTCTAGAATGTATTTTTGCATtatgtcaaaaaaaagaaagagataaaaGCAGATGGACTTATTTATTGTTTAAACAAAGAGAGGATACAAGCACTGCATAATTGCATTCTCTTGGTGGATTTTAGTTTTCTTGTGGAATATCCGCTAGCACACGTAAACTGCATGTCAGATTGATATTGAACTCAGAATGATGACCTTTGGTGGAAAAAGTTGTGGTAAGGAGTTTTTTGTGGAATTAGATGAAATACTTCTGAGTCCTGAAACTTCACCTGATGCAGTTCTACAGTTGGATCCAAATAATGAATCCGTGAAGCAAAATATCCAGGTTGGTATCACGTTCACGCGTCATATTTTTGCTTCTTCCCTCTACCCaaattgttgttattattaATTGCCAATGTGAAACACAGGCTGCTGAGAAGAAATTGAACGAACACCAGCAGCGGACAGAACGTAATCAGGTATATATTTGACTGTAGTCATCCCTATCTATATGTCTCTATCTATAATGTTCTGTTTTGTTAGTCTAAAATAATTGAAACTTTAGGGGAACCTTATAAATCTTCCTAATCTAAATGTGAAtttgattatcctaatcaactgCAAATTCTGCTGTTTTGCTTTCTTCCAACTCAGTACTGGCTCTGAATCCTTCCCTCTACAGGACTCGAGTTCAAGTAGCCACAGTAATCTAGAATCCGATAATCAAACAGGAGGGTCAAGAGGCCAAGGCATGCCACCTCCATTTGCATCAGTATCGTTCAATGGTACACCCATTCCCATCGACATTGCTAGTATGTTTATGAACATGGCAGGCAATGCAAACCAAGGACAACAAACTCAAAATAGGGCGGGAGATGAGAATGTGAATTCTGGAGAGCCTGGTATAAGACTAGGTGAAAACATCAGTTTGAATTTTGGGGAACAAATGCCTGCAGAGCTTACAGGGGCTTTGAGATCAATGATGCAAATGTTCTCAGGGGCAGCACCCCAAGGGAATTCCCATGACACCATGAATGGAAGACCTGAAGGAAACTGAATGACTATTAGCTTCCTATCGTCAtccctttcttcattttcttgtacTATAATCTACTCTAAAAAAACTTCATGTGCATAAGTCACTCGGATAAGATCAATACTTGACAGAGAGAATGATACTGAATGTAAGCGACACTGATTTTGTAATGATGCCGTATAAACCAATCTCATTTCTGTAGGTTTGTGGTGGATGGTGGGCAACAGTGTCTGTTTGGGTATAGAGAATCACCCCAATATATATTATGAGAGCAGGAATTTCCACCTCTTGAGCAGTCCGTTTCTTCCatggatttattttttaaagacgCTTACCCACTCTCCCTCCATAAGTAACTGACATTTGTTGTTAGCtgaccttttctttttatgCAGGGGAGGAGATGGAGGAGATTTGAATTCGAAACCCtttatgagatatcacacacaCGAGTATCATTTGAGTTATTCGTGGTTCTCATCACCAGCTGTGCAATACTGTCAGCACAGAAATGCCATCTGGTCCACATGCATCAGGCCCAAACAGGTAAAACCGTAAAAGGCTCCATCACCCGATTGAACGGCCCAGATTTATCAGATCGAAGaagtttataaattttttaatccCCACG
Coding sequences:
- the LOC120009598 gene encoding small glutamine-rich tetratricopeptide repeat-containing protein gives rise to the protein MTNLKTDSPLSRRIVRAFLDFLDSVEPASGVDLEGLEVARECLTEVFKLDSLPGDDHRNSDSLIDIFSSLEASEHSKDKSNLSHVATSVDAPSSSSTQNAADQHLTETSKYLNQGEDWTRESNGFGMSKDELFGQFVAALEKIHFFETTPDGNDDALQLDKATRLFHDTLRDMEKSGCQIYSTTSLAESLKSLGNRALQSSQFTDAIELYSCAISLYGNNAVFYCNRAAAYTQIGKYAEAVRDCLKSIELDPNYSKAYSRLGLAYYAQGKFSDAIEKGFKKVLQLDPNNESVKQNIQAAEKKLNEHQQRTERNQDSSSSSHSNLESDNQTGGSRGQGMPPPFASVSFNGTPIPIDIASMFMNMAGNANQGQQTQNRAGDENVNSGEPGIRLGENISLNFGEQMPAELTGALRSMMQMFSGAAPQGNSHDTMNGRPEGN